Sequence from the Mustela erminea isolate mMusErm1 chromosome 8, mMusErm1.Pri, whole genome shotgun sequence genome:
TACCGGTCATCCTCACCTGGAATTTGTATTCCAGTTCACCGGGGTCCTCCCGAAGAACATAGGGGCATCTGTGTAAAATCTTGGTCACCTGTTGTACcgtgaaaagacatttctccttGAGAACACCAACAATGCTGTCAATGTCCCTCTGATGCATGGTGAAGATTTCAGGGCAACAGAGAAGCACCGTCTTTAGTTTCCCTGCAgaacataaaaaaagataagtatataattttaggATATTACAGAAAAACAAGGGGCTCGCCACATCTAAGCCAGCAtttgaaaagagaagaaggaTGCACTCCTCCCCGTTAGTGGCGGTTTCCAATGCCTGACCAGGAGCACATGGCAGTGGGAGGGACCAGAAGAACACATCTCCTCACTGACCCCCTCCCTGCTATAAAAAGGAGGCCTCTTACTGGCCTCCCAGCTGAATGCATAAACCTCTTATTCTTGGCTTCCTCCCCTTGCCCTCTTCATCTAAAGAATTTCCCAGGGGATCTACTGGAAGGAGCAGACAGTAGAAGGAGACAGTAGATTCCCCCACATGGGGGCTGCAGGTTGACACTTCGTTCCACAATAAAATAGTCACTGAAGCGAACAACCAATGTTCCTAAGATCTGGGAGCCCGAACTCAATGAAAAGGGAGTTCCACGATTgttagggtccgtaatcaaaggagcgagactaatacaaagcgaaggtcaagcaaagttttatttcatgccaagcatcattAATCAAACCGACCAGTTTGATTCTTTGTTTGACATTCACtttatatcagtcttgctcctttgattacAGACCCTAACACgataataattattaatacaaTAATAACGAGAATACTCATGAGGCACAGCCACAAACATTGATGCCCTAATTAGTGGGGTGACCATATCTTTTATCCACATTAGGGCAACACTGAGCAAAAGAGGTCCTATTAACGGATTAGGGTAACTGAGACTACCGAAGGGAAATTGGGGCCTATGGTCTTCCCATGGATAGCTGGGCAAAATTCAGCACCTGGAAACTTAAAATCACTTATTTAAACTGGTATTAACAATCTTTCTAACAGATGAGCTACTCATTGTCTTGCTAAAATGTCTCTAGAATGACTTTCAGGAGTTTGGATTTTCCCTCTGCAGCAGAAGGCTTTGCTAAACTTCGTAACATGTAATCACAGCATATAACTATTAAATTTAGCCTTTTAGATTATACTGCAACAGGCAATCTGTCAAGAGAACCACATAAGGCTATGTTCTTCCTTATCTTCTGAAAGCCTCTGAAATACATCGCCAAACAACAGTATCTCCCCCCGCCCACCAACAATATCTTATCAGTAGggatcaaaaaatgaaacaatacagTGGCCCTCCTGGGGTCAACGTGCATAAGGATCCCTGGGACCCTCATGGGCTCCCAGCCCCCTTCTCCTCAAGGCCTACCCGGGGATCCAATGAAATCCTAGAATCCTTGAGATGTGAATCTTATTGGGGGAATAGTCACTTCTCTGTTTCTTAGGAGTCTGGGACAATCTCGGGTTCCACTGGAACCCAAATCTTTACAAGGGACCTTATAGAAAGCCTTTGGCTTTACGTTGTACAGACAACACTTCAAGCTAAGGTAAATATCAATGACTGCATAGGTACGTGAACGTTACTGCCACACACTGACCTCTAACCTGCTGAGCACAAGCACATACCACAGGCTCACCACCCATTCAGTGTTCCAGAAGCTAGAGCCCCCACATTGAGCAAACCAGACAAGTGCCCCCATTCCCTCTGGCAGTGCCATCTGCAGAGGTCACTGCTTCTCACCTCCAAGCCAAACCACACATTACTCTCAAGAACTTCCCCCAGAACCCTCCCCTAGCCCATCCCATCTGGGTTActtgccccccaaccccaactccTCAGCACTGGACATAAAATCAGGGCCTTCTTGTACCTTCTCCAAGACCAAGCTTTCGCAGATAGCCGGAGCGCTTCTTCATGTGCAGTATAGGCAGTTTCAACAACTGAGGACTTTGCTTCAAGGCCATGTACACAGGCTCTGGGTTCAAACCCAAGAGTATTAATTCTGAAATGATGTCCAGCAACTGTTGAGTGTGTGTACTTGGCCACAGATGGAGCAATCCGTTAATGTGGACGTCACTGAAACCCATGTCCAGGAGGGAACTGATGACCTTCTCTTGCTCCACAAATCCTGGAGCCACGGGAGTCCTCCGCTTCTCAAGGGAGTACCGAGTGAAACGCATCCTGCACGCTGGTTCCTGCACGTACGTTCTGGATTCCACATGGGATAACTTCTCAAGGCCCCCTCCACTGGAGGCTGTGGTCAGTTTATACAATAAACATGGACACGTCCTTTTCTGTTCTCCTCGATGGGTCTGCCTAGCAACATGGGCCCAGGTGAGGGGGACCAGGCGGTGCCAGTCGAAGACCTGTGAGACACAGCACCAAACGGGGATCAGCTCCTCACCACTCCAATGCAGAGGAGACCACGGGATTCTGGAGCCATGTTATTTAGTACCTTGGTCCCACAGAACAATAGCAAGCGTTACAACAACCTGCAAACTCCAATCTGAGCATGAAAAGCCTGCAGAGAAGGCAGCGTTCGTACAGAGAACAGAGCATCATGACAGCCAAACAAGTCTCTACCAGCTCCTGGAACCCTAACAGAGGGGACAtagcagggaggagcagaagagaaCTATCCCAAGGCCAGCGGTAAAGGGCGTTTGGGTGTGTGCCGGTCCTTTTCCTCTACCCTCTAAGGGGCAGCGCCTGGTGCAGCAGATTGAATTGAAAATAGAGGAGCAGGAAGACAGAAACCAAAGTGCATCAGTATGCATGTGACCGTTCACAAAAGGGGTCGCACCCTAAACCCAAGTCCCGGCTCAACACTCAGGAAGCAGAGAGGCTTCTGCAGGAGGAACGTAGGAGATGATGTGGCGGTAAAACCAGGCAGGAGAGACCACCCTGGAGCCGCACTCCCGGAAGCCTGCTTTTCTGCAGAGATTGCGAATCTCCGAGAAGCCCTCAAGCCCTGGTTCTCTGTCGCTATGTCCCACGTACGACAGCGGGCAATCACTCCCAGGCCAACAGCGAGGGTGCGAGCTGGTTCCCACCCTGAAGCCCGGGACCTCACGCGCGTCCGCACACTCCCGACCCCGCCCCACAGGACCCAGCTCCACACACCCCGCGTCACAGGACCCGGAGCCACAGGAACCAGCTCCACACACCCCGCGTCACAGGATCCCGCTCCACAGGACCCCGCGCCACAGGACCGGTCAGACGCCCACGCCAAGCGCCCGAGCGCTCCACGCTCTCGCGCTCCCGTCCTATCGGCGCGCCCGCCGCTCCCTCCACCCAGCCGCCGGGAAGGCTCCGCTTGCCAGAAAAAACACCCGGCGGCGGCTCCTCCGCAACCGCGCAGAGCCCCAGCACCGAGCGCCACCTCACCTGCCGGCCGAGCGCCGCCATGGCCTGCAAGAGGCGACTCGCCGGTCCGCACTTCCGCTCTTCCCCCGGCAAGCGCTTCCGCCCTCGGCGGTTCGCATTTCGCCCTCCCGCTGGCAAGCGCGTGCGCGCGGAAGGCGCGTtccgccgcggccccgcccctgcTCCTCCTGCCGGCGCCGCCCGGCTTTTTCGTCCTCCAGGGCTCTCCGCCCCGCACGGCAAAAGCGCAGCGCCCTCCCTCGCACCCGCTCCGCACCGGTGCGGGCGGTCTGGCACGTCGGAGCGCGGGTACGCGGGTACGCGGGGCTCCCTCCCCGCTCGTTGGCTGCCTCCCCCTGGTGGGCGCTCCCGGCACTGCGCCGGCCCCGCCCCGAGACTCGGAATCGGAAACTGGAGAGTTCCCGCCCCGCGGCCGCCGGGGAGGCTGGTTTGTTCGCCGATTgtcactccagctttcttcttcaAATGTCCAGCTGTCGACACCTCGGAATAAACTTGTGCTTTACACTCGAAACTTTAAGGATCCCCTCGTGAGCCATCCGACCCCGGGATGGAGCCCGTCCGCGAGCCTAAACCGGAAACCGGCGCCGGGAGTGAGGCGCGGAAACTGCCGCCATCTGGGCTCCCAGCGGGCGCGTACGGAGACCTGCCGCCTGCGGCTTTCCGCGGGGAACACCCTCAGGGCGCCGGACCTACTGTCACCCCGTGGGATGGATTTGGAGAACTATTTCTTGTAAGCCCGTCCCCGGAGAGCCAGCACTTGGCCTGGGTAGGGCGTTGTACATCTGTAACTTGTTAAAGGTGTTACAAGCATTGTAAATACTAcaaggaaaacactttttttttttttttgagttttttcacTCTGGAGAAGAGTTCTTAGGATATCATGAAATTAACTTGAATTCTGAAAAGTAAACGTCACTTCTTACTACGCACTTCACAAAATGTGCTCCTGAAATCCACGCCTCtgcagcctctccccctgctatATCAGCCAGTCTCTCGGAGGGCAGGGACTCGTGCAATGAGTTCCAAAGGAAGGGCAGGGTGGTAGCCCCTCACCTCAAGGTCGGGAGTTAACTCAACTGCTATCTGGGCGTCCTGAGATATTGAGAGACAGCCGAGTGCTCCCCAAACCAACAGCAGAAAACGAGCACAGAACTTGACCAAAGCTGCATGGCCCATGAGCATTTTCCTGAGGACTCCGCCAGAGTCTTCAACCTGCGGAGAGTGAGGGCGtggtggagagggggtggggggtgtctgggttttttcttctcttcttcttagcaaggaaaagaatgaaaggtTTCCCTTTTACTTCTaaccactccctcccctccaacacaGATCAAATAAAGGCTGCTTTGCAACTGCTCCTTGAGCTTCTTGATCCTGTTTCAGACAGTATGGGTTGGAGCCTGGAAGGGAGGAGACATCTAAGTGTGCTAGAGACCCCCAGGCACCTGAACCAGATGGGAAGGAGACAGGGGTGGATGTCCAGCACAGACGTAGGGCTGGATATCCAGAGGGTTGTGGGGAGGGCGTCAGGGTGAGCAGCAGGACCCAGACGGAGAGTGGGCTGGAGCAGttgagcagaggagaagggaagtgCCTAAGGACAGCTGGTCCCCACCCAGCCTCCTTAGACTGAACAAGCTGCAGGGCTCGGGGCCAAACCAGGGGAGGGGCCCTCAAGCTGATGGAGGCTGAACCCTCTCCAGTGAGGGCAAGTGCGGGTACACAAACGTAAATGAAACGCTTCCCACACCAGTATCGTGGAACAGTTCAGACAGTCATAGTCATGGTTCACTACAAAATTACTTTAATTTGGAAGTGttcaaaaaaataagttaatgaaaTAGTCTGGTCATCTGGCTAATCAGTTCTACAAACTCCACACATGAGATGAGCACATGTCGAGTCAGGGGaaacaaacacacatgcatatatacaaaaTCAGAAAGATTAAAGACTCTGAAGTTCACAAATAAAAGCCCTTTAACAGTGCAAAACTCAACCGAACACTAGAATGCTTTTCCAAGGTCATGTGAAAAATGAATTCCAAGTCTATTTATAAACCTAAAATCTGGTAACACCACTGGCTTTTGTCCTAGCACTTCTCAAACTTGCACGGGAGTTTTTATAAAGTGAATTGGGCCTAATGCTTGCGAATTTACTTTCTTTGCCTGGATGGGGCTTGAAAACACCTTGATC
This genomic interval carries:
- the MTERF4 gene encoding transcription termination factor 4, mitochondrial isoform X2 is translated as MAALGRQVFDWHRLVPLTWAHVARQTHRGEQKRTCPCLLYKLTTASSGGGLEKLSHVESRTYVQEPACRMRFTRYSLEKRRTPVAPGFVEQEKVISSLLDMGFSDVHINGLLHLWPSTHTQQLLDIISELILLGLNPEPVYMALKQSPQLLKLPILHMKKRSGYLRKLGLGEGKLKTVLLCCPEIFTMHQRDIDSIVGVLKEKCLFTVQQVTKILHRCPYVLREDPGELEYKFQYRARIKNGSHLPRMAVVQRPVFRQERPEKGTWRLLCRRGAALQQVSEASLAGEPEWVEAVKSEPSLWGHSSIYFNPQPVSMTDVHVNCIYFVVLLYL
- the MTERF4 gene encoding transcription termination factor 4, mitochondrial isoform X1 produces the protein MAALGRQVFDWHRLVPLTWAHVARQTHRGEQKRTCPCLLYKLTTASSGGGLEKLSHVESRTYVQEPACRMRFTRYSLEKRRTPVAPGFVEQEKVISSLLDMGFSDVHINGLLHLWPSTHTQQLLDIISELILLGLNPEPVYMALKQSPQLLKLPILHMKKRSGYLRKLGLGEGKLKTVLLCCPEIFTMHQRDIDSIVGVLKEKCLFTVQQVTKILHRCPYVLREDPGELEYKFQYAYFRMGVKHSDMVRTDFLQYSITKIKQRHVFLERLGRYQTPDKKGQTQIPNPLLKDILRVSEAEFLARTACSSTEEFEVFKKLFAREEEEGSKSHMPYSKSLSLDEDEDEDEEEEEVEE
- the MTERF4 gene encoding transcription termination factor 4, mitochondrial isoform X3 is translated as MAALGRQVFDWHRLVPLTWAHVARQTHRGEQKRTCPCLLYKLTTASSGGGLEKLSHVESRTYVQEPACRMRFTRYSLEKRRTPVAPGFVEQEKVISSLLDMGFSDVHINGLLHLWPSTHTQQLLDIISELILLGLNPEPVYMALKQSPQLLKLPILHMKKRSGYLRKLGLGEGKLKTVLLCCPEIFTMHQRDIDSIVGVLKEKCLFTVQQVTKILHRCPYVLREDPGELEYKFQGKDQEWLTPAQDGCGTEAGVQAGEARKGHLEITMQKRRRPPAGVRSLPGWRTRVG